A section of the Rhizobium sp. Pop5 genome encodes:
- a CDS encoding ABC-2 family transporter protein produces MSAYLAFARSSFHAQLAYRNEVWANIFGKLVQVFARVAIWLAAFAGIGSSVVDGVSLQQMVTYALLGGAVMGATRPERVISEIGRSLKSGDISVWLLKPISYPLYLFANESGSFSYRLMTQVIPTIAITALFYGMLPPASLFDGVMFAAFWALSFILTFLMSALLGLIAFWLMTSFSLDWILGALLQLFSGLLVPFWFFPEPLATIARHLPFAWVVYYPNAVYLGRLSPAEVWLHFGLGLAWAALFLAGVLWLWRCASTRITVQGG; encoded by the coding sequence ATGAGCGCTTACCTCGCCTTCGCGCGAAGCTCTTTCCATGCGCAGCTCGCCTATCGCAACGAGGTCTGGGCCAATATCTTCGGCAAGCTCGTACAGGTCTTCGCCCGCGTCGCCATCTGGCTCGCCGCCTTTGCCGGCATCGGCAGCAGCGTGGTCGACGGTGTCTCGCTGCAGCAGATGGTGACCTATGCGCTGCTCGGCGGCGCGGTGATGGGCGCCACCCGGCCGGAGCGGGTGATCAGCGAGATCGGCCGGTCACTGAAATCGGGCGATATATCGGTCTGGCTGCTGAAGCCCATCTCCTATCCGCTCTATCTCTTCGCCAATGAAAGCGGCTCTTTCTCCTATCGCCTGATGACCCAGGTGATCCCGACCATCGCCATCACAGCGCTGTTCTACGGCATGCTGCCGCCGGCAAGCCTGTTCGATGGGGTGATGTTCGCAGCCTTCTGGGCGCTCTCCTTCATCCTGACCTTCCTTATGTCGGCACTCCTAGGCCTCATCGCCTTCTGGCTGATGACGAGCTTCTCGCTGGATTGGATCCTCGGCGCCCTGCTGCAGCTCTTCTCCGGCCTGCTGGTGCCCTTCTGGTTCTTCCCCGAGCCCTTGGCGACGATCGCCCGCCACCTGCCCTTCGCCTGGGTGGTCTATTATCCCAATGCCGTCTATCTCGGCCGGCTTTCCCCAGCCGAGGTCTGGCTCCATTTCGGCCTCGGCCTGGCCTGGGCGGCCTTGTTCCTGGCCGGCGTCCTCTGGCTGTGGCGCTGCGCCTCCACCCGCATCACCGTGCAGGGAGGCTGA